In Buchnera aphidicola (Aphis aurantii), one DNA window encodes the following:
- the pyk gene encoding pyruvate kinase: MLTRLRRTKIVATLGPATDKDDNLKKLIQSGVNVLRLNFSHGSYQEHKERAKKAREIMLELSCNFALLGDLQGPKIRISKFKKNSVLLHKNDIFILDSNLQDSEGNEERVGIDYKKLPNDLNINDILLLDDGKIQLKVFRVTGSEIFTKVIIGGILSNNKGINKLGGGLSANTLTEKDKKDIVLASQIDVDYLAVSFPRCGEDLKKARFLLNKAGSQAKIIAKIERAEAVRTQESIEDIILCSDAIMIARGDLGVEIGDAELVGIQKNLIRSARKLNKVVITATQMMESMIFNPLPTRAEVMDVANAVLDGSDAVMLSAETASGKYPSETVLNMAKVCIGAEKIPSINVSRHRIDMKFNDIEEAIAMSAMYAANHLNGITAIVTMTESGKTALMTSRITSGLPIFALSKNKKTLNLSTLYRGVVPIYFDSKYDGVQAAHEAIILLCKKGFLFNNDLVIVTQGDIMGKTGKTNTSRILKVVY; encoded by the coding sequence ATGTTGACTCGTTTAAGAAGAACCAAAATTGTTGCTACTTTAGGGCCAGCTACAGATAAAGATGATAATTTAAAAAAACTTATTCAGTCTGGAGTGAATGTTCTTCGTTTAAATTTTTCTCATGGTTCATATCAAGAACATAAAGAAAGAGCAAAAAAAGCAAGAGAGATAATGTTAGAATTGAGTTGTAATTTTGCTTTATTAGGTGATTTGCAAGGCCCTAAAATTAGAATTTCTAAATTTAAAAAAAATAGTGTTTTACTACATAAAAATGATATTTTTATATTAGACTCTAATTTACAAGATAGCGAGGGAAATGAAGAGCGGGTTGGCATTGATTATAAAAAATTACCAAATGATTTAAATATTAATGATATTTTATTATTAGATGATGGAAAAATACAATTAAAAGTATTTAGAGTGACAGGTTCTGAGATCTTTACTAAAGTTATTATTGGAGGTATTTTATCAAATAATAAAGGCATTAATAAATTAGGTGGTGGATTGTCTGCTAATACTTTAACAGAAAAAGATAAAAAAGATATAGTATTGGCGTCCCAAATAGATGTAGATTATTTAGCTGTATCCTTTCCCAGATGTGGAGAAGACTTAAAAAAAGCAAGATTTTTATTAAATAAAGCTGGAAGTCAAGCTAAAATTATAGCAAAAATAGAACGCGCAGAAGCTGTTAGAACTCAAGAATCTATAGAAGATATAATATTATGTTCAGATGCTATTATGATAGCTAGAGGAGATTTAGGTGTAGAAATTGGAGATGCAGAACTTGTGGGTATTCAAAAAAATTTAATTAGAAGTGCTAGAAAATTAAATAAAGTAGTTATTACTGCTACTCAGATGATGGAATCAATGATTTTCAATCCATTACCTACTCGAGCAGAAGTAATGGATGTTGCAAATGCTGTTTTGGATGGAAGTGATGCAGTTATGTTATCTGCTGAAACCGCTTCTGGAAAATATCCATCCGAAACAGTTTTAAATATGGCAAAAGTATGTATAGGAGCTGAAAAAATACCCAGTATTAATGTTTCTAGGCATCGAATTGATATGAAGTTTAATGATATAGAAGAGGCTATTGCAATGTCAGCTATGTATGCAGCCAATCATTTAAATGGAATTACAGCAATTGTTACTATGACAGAATCTGGAAAAACTGCTTTGATGACTTCTCGAATTACATCCGGGCTTCCTATTTTTGCTTTATCAAAAAACAAAAAAACATTAAATTTATCAACTCTTTACAGAGGTGTAGTTCCTATTTATTTTGATAGTAAATATGATGGGGTTCAAGCCGCTCATGAAGCTATAATATTACTATGTAAAAAAGGTTTTTTATTTAATAATGATTTAGTTATTGTAACACAAGGAGATATAATGGGAAAAACAGGAAAAACAAATACTAGTAGAATCTTGAAAGTCGTTTACTAA
- the znuC gene encoding zinc ABC transporter ATP-binding protein ZnuC yields MIEFVSLKNIYVNFSERSILHNISLSLNSNRIVTLIGPNGAGKSTLIRVILGLIKPTSGIVYRSPYTSIGYVPQKLYLNNLLPITVKRFMQLSQHKKTTNIFQILKRVKAESLINLPLQKLSSGEIQRILLARALLNDPNLLVLDEPAQGVDVMGQLDLYNLIHCIRNELNCTILIVSHDLNFVMARTDYVICLNKHICCSGSPKKVLKNLEFISIFGLERIQEIAIYHHRHNHIHQY; encoded by the coding sequence ATGATAGAATTTGTTTCTCTAAAAAATATTTATGTTAATTTTTCTGAACGCTCTATTCTTCATAATATATCATTATCTTTAAATTCTAATCGTATTGTTACATTAATTGGTCCTAATGGAGCTGGTAAATCTACTTTAATACGTGTCATTTTAGGTTTAATAAAACCTACATCAGGAATAGTTTATCGCTCTCCATATACATCTATTGGATATGTTCCACAAAAATTATATTTGAATAATTTATTACCTATTACGGTTAAACGATTTATGCAGTTATCTCAACATAAAAAAACTACAAATATTTTCCAAATATTAAAACGAGTGAAAGCAGAATCACTGATAAATTTACCTTTACAAAAATTGTCTAGTGGCGAAATACAACGTATTTTATTAGCTAGAGCGTTACTAAATGATCCTAATTTACTTGTTCTGGATGAACCAGCACAAGGAGTTGATGTGATGGGTCAATTAGATTTATATAACTTGATTCATTGTATACGCAATGAATTAAATTGTACTATCTTGATAGTTTCTCACGATTTAAATTTTGTAATGGCTCGAACTGATTATGTAATTTGTTTAAATAAGCATATATGTTGTTCTGGCAGCCCAAAAAAAGTACTTAAAAATTTAGAATTTATTTCGATATTTGGTTTGGAACGCATTCAAGAGATAGCGATTTATCATCATAGACATAATCATATACATCAATATTAA
- the trxB gene encoding thioredoxin-disulfide reductase has product MKTVKHTKVIILGSGPAGYTAAIYASRANLNPLLITGDNKGGQLMNTNEIENWPGDKHQITGSELMHRMYEHAVKYKTEIISDKIISVEFNKNPFFLLGEKKQYTANSVIIATGSNPRYLGLDSEAKFKGKGVSTCAICDGFFYKDKEIAVVGGGNTAIEETLYLSNFAKKIHLIHRKNNFKAEKILVNRLLEFVKNGKVILYLNHTIQEIFGNILGVTHLIINNIKSTKHIQKKIIVSGLFVAIGHVPNTDIFVNKLEIENGYIKIKKEQHGNYTQTSIPGIFAAGDVSDHVYKQAITSAASGCMAAIDSERYLNIFN; this is encoded by the coding sequence ATGAAAACTGTAAAACATACTAAAGTCATTATTTTAGGATCAGGACCGGCAGGATATACTGCTGCTATATATGCATCAAGAGCAAACTTGAATCCTCTATTAATTACTGGAGATAATAAAGGAGGTCAGTTAATGAATACTAATGAAATTGAAAACTGGCCAGGAGATAAACATCAAATTACTGGTTCAGAATTAATGCATCGTATGTATGAACATGCAGTCAAATATAAAACAGAAATTATATCTGATAAAATAATTTCGGTAGAATTTAATAAAAATCCATTTTTTTTGTTAGGCGAAAAAAAACAATACACAGCTAATTCAGTAATTATTGCGACTGGTTCAAATCCTCGCTATTTAGGATTAGATTCAGAAGCGAAATTTAAAGGAAAAGGTGTCTCTACTTGTGCTATATGCGATGGTTTTTTTTATAAAGATAAAGAAATTGCAGTAGTTGGAGGGGGTAACACTGCAATAGAAGAAACATTATACTTGTCAAATTTTGCAAAAAAAATACATTTAATACATCGTAAAAACAATTTCAAGGCAGAAAAAATATTAGTCAATCGATTATTAGAATTCGTAAAAAATGGAAAAGTTATACTTTATTTGAATCATACTATACAAGAAATATTCGGAAATATCTTAGGCGTTACACATTTAATAATTAACAATATTAAATCTACAAAACATATTCAAAAAAAAATCATTGTATCTGGGTTGTTTGTTGCAATAGGACATGTTCCTAATACAGATATTTTTGTAAATAAATTAGAAATAGAAAATGGTTATATTAAAATCAAAAAAGAACAGCATGGTAATTATACACAAACAAGTATCCCTGGTATTTTCGCGGCAGGTGATGTTTCAGATCATGTATATAAACAAGCAATTACATCTGCCGCCAGTGGTTGCATGGCAGCGATAGATAGCGAACGTTATTTGAATATTTTTAATTAA
- the infA gene encoding translation initiation factor IF-1: MSKEDNIEMQGIVIDTLPNTMFRVELENKHIITAHISGKMRKNYIRILTGDKVTIELTPYDLTKGRIIFRSR, from the coding sequence ATGTCTAAAGAAGATAATATTGAAATGCAAGGAATAGTAATCGATACATTGCCAAATACAATGTTTCGTGTAGAATTAGAAAATAAACATATTATTACTGCGCATATTTCAGGAAAAATGCGAAAAAATTATATTAGAATACTTACAGGTGATAAAGTCACTATTGAATTAACACCATATGATTTAACAAAAGGAAGAATTATTTTTAGAAGTCGTTAA
- the htpX gene encoding protease HtpX: MIRIILFLLTNLAVTSTFALILALTGINADSIYGILIISTLFGFSGSLVSLLISKWIALRSVNGRIIKFASNDTEKWLMETVKKQSEKKGIKIPQIAIYDAININAFATGPRRNSALIAVSSGLLEKMTRNEAEAVIGHEISHISNGDMITMGLIQGVINTFVIFISRIVSQILNSIFSGNNDENDESEKHPFILFIISTILEIIFGMLASIVIMWFSRHREFYADASSAKLVGREKMIAALNKIKSSYEEAPQESDSIIAFCINGKSKSKLALFASHPSIEKRIQALNNKKYM, encoded by the coding sequence ATGATACGTATTATTCTTTTCTTGTTAACTAACTTAGCAGTTACATCAACATTTGCTTTAATTCTTGCTTTGACAGGAATTAATGCAGATAGTATTTATGGCATATTAATTATTTCTACTTTATTTGGTTTTAGCGGATCTCTTGTTTCACTGCTTATATCTAAATGGATTGCATTGCGGTCAGTCAATGGTAGAATTATTAAATTTGCTAGTAATGATACAGAAAAATGGCTAATGGAAACTGTAAAAAAACAATCAGAAAAAAAAGGAATAAAAATACCTCAAATTGCGATATACGATGCTATTAATATTAATGCTTTTGCAACAGGTCCTCGAAGAAATTCTGCATTAATTGCAGTATCTTCAGGATTGTTAGAAAAAATGACTCGAAACGAAGCCGAAGCAGTGATCGGGCATGAAATTAGTCATATCTCGAATGGTGATATGATAACAATGGGATTAATACAAGGGGTAATAAATACTTTTGTGATTTTTATATCGCGTATTGTTTCGCAGATATTAAATAGCATATTTTCAGGAAATAATGATGAAAATGATGAAAGTGAAAAACATCCATTTATTTTATTTATTATTTCTACAATATTAGAAATAATCTTTGGTATGTTAGCAAGTATTGTAATTATGTGGTTTTCTAGACATCGAGAATTTTATGCTGATGCTAGTTCAGCAAAATTAGTAGGTCGTGAAAAAATGATTGCTGCATTAAATAAAATAAAATCAAGTTATGAAGAAGCACCTCAAGAATCTGATAGTATTATTGCTTTTTGTATTAATGGTAAATCTAAATCAAAACTGGCATTGTTTGCATCCCACCCTTCTATAGAAAAAAGAATACAAGCTTTAAATAATAAAAAATATATGTAA
- the aspS gene encoding aspartate--tRNA ligase, whose protein sequence is MRTKYCGNIKIIDLYKSVVISGWVNKIRNFGQFIFIDIRDNTGIVQVIFERKNLTLFNQALSLKNESCVQVTGIVQKRDLNNKNPNLNTGEIEILAQKINIFNISQPLPLDYSSNNSDDLKLKYRYLDLRQFNLLENLKIRNKVTYLIRTFMTKKNFLDIETPLLTKSTPEGARDYLVPSRNYPGKFYALPQSPQLFKQLLMVSGVDKYYQIVKCFRDEDLRSDRQPEFTQIDIEASFTNSKNIRKIIEQLIKKIWLKILNYNLNKFPILSYNQAIHQYGSDKPDLRNPLKIIDIFNIFNKKKFLEFFKLNLSKKNRIALLCFPSGEKISRKKIEQYCSYVNKFGAKKLFYIKIKKIEIGQEGIQSSINHILNQAILNKIIKQTNAKNGDILFIIADIENVVNHALGMLRIKLGDDFKIFQKNIWKPLWVINFPMFKKDKIGNFSSVHHPFTAFKKDHEKKMFNDLDHAMSDSYDLVINGYEIGGGSVRIHDFKMQEKIFNIIGLSKKDQKEKFGFLIEAFKYGAPPHAGIALGLDRIIMLLRQTNNIRDVIAFPKTTSGSCLMTSAPSIIKSENLSELGINTTKNKY, encoded by the coding sequence ATGCGTACTAAATATTGTGGAAATATTAAAATAATAGATTTATATAAGTCCGTAGTTATATCTGGATGGGTAAATAAAATAAGAAATTTTGGTCAATTTATTTTTATAGATATCAGAGATAATACAGGCATTGTACAAGTTATTTTTGAACGAAAAAATCTTACTCTTTTTAATCAAGCATTAAGTTTAAAAAATGAATCATGTGTGCAAGTAACAGGAATTGTTCAAAAAAGAGATTTAAATAATAAAAATCCAAATCTAAATACTGGAGAAATAGAAATATTAGCCCAAAAAATAAATATTTTTAATATTTCACAACCATTACCATTAGATTATTCAAGTAATAACAGTGATGATTTAAAATTAAAGTATCGATATTTAGATCTTCGACAATTTAATTTACTTGAAAATTTAAAAATTAGAAATAAAGTGACTTATTTAATAAGAACTTTTATGACAAAAAAAAATTTTTTAGATATAGAAACGCCATTGCTGACTAAATCTACTCCAGAAGGAGCGAGAGATTATTTAGTACCAAGCCGAAACTATCCTGGAAAATTTTATGCTTTACCACAATCGCCACAATTATTTAAACAATTATTAATGGTTTCTGGAGTTGATAAATATTATCAAATAGTAAAATGTTTTCGAGATGAAGATTTAAGATCTGATCGACAACCTGAATTTACACAAATTGATATTGAAGCATCATTCACAAATTCAAAAAACATTCGAAAAATTATAGAACAATTAATAAAAAAAATTTGGTTGAAAATACTCAATTATAATTTAAATAAATTTCCTATATTATCTTATAATCAAGCAATTCATCAATATGGGTCAGATAAACCTGATTTACGTAACCCTCTAAAAATAATTGATATATTTAATATTTTTAATAAAAAAAAATTTTTAGAATTTTTTAAGTTAAACTTATCAAAAAAAAACAGAATAGCTTTATTATGTTTTCCTAGTGGTGAAAAAATCAGCCGAAAAAAAATTGAACAATACTGTAGTTATGTAAATAAATTTGGTGCAAAAAAATTATTTTATATAAAAATTAAAAAAATTGAAATAGGCCAAGAAGGTATTCAAAGTTCAATCAACCACATTTTAAATCAAGCAATATTAAATAAAATTATAAAACAAACTAACGCTAAAAATGGAGATATCTTATTTATCATAGCTGATATAGAAAATGTTGTGAATCATGCTCTTGGTATGCTTCGTATAAAATTAGGAGATGATTTTAAAATATTTCAAAAAAATATTTGGAAACCATTATGGGTTATAAATTTCCCTATGTTTAAAAAGGATAAAATTGGTAATTTTTCTTCAGTTCATCATCCCTTTACCGCTTTTAAAAAAGATCACGAAAAAAAAATGTTTAATGATTTAGATCATGCCATGTCCGATAGTTACGATTTAGTAATAAATGGATATGAAATTGGAGGAGGATCAGTTAGAATTCATGATTTTAAAATGCAAGAAAAAATTTTTAATATTATTGGTCTAAGTAAAAAAGATCAAAAAGAAAAATTTGGATTTTTAATCGAAGCATTTAAATATGGTGCTCCACCTCATGCAGGTATAGCCTTAGGATTAGATCGAATAATAATGTTATTAAGACAAACTAATAATATTAGAGATGTGATTGCTTTTCCAAAAACAACGTCTGGATCATGCCTCATGACTAGCGCACCAAGCATAATAAAAAGCGAAAATTTAAGTGAATTAGGTATAAATACTACTAAAAATAAATATTAA
- the cspE gene encoding transcription antiterminator/RNA stability regulator CspE, translating to MSKIKGQVKWFNESKGFGFITPSNGSKDVFVHFSSIQGNGFKTLSEGQNVEFEIQDGQKGPSAINVCSI from the coding sequence ATGAGTAAGATTAAAGGTCAAGTTAAGTGGTTTAACGAATCTAAAGGTTTTGGTTTTATTACGCCGTCTAATGGAAGTAAAGATGTTTTCGTTCATTTTTCATCTATTCAAGGGAATGGTTTTAAGACTCTATCGGAAGGACAAAATGTAGAATTTGAAATTCAAGATGGACAAAAAGGTCCTTCTGCAATTAACGTATGTTCTATATAA
- a CDS encoding peptidoglycan DD-metalloendopeptidase family protein has translation MKNIYKKIFLYFNYLSNFYNIFIFFIKTIITSLVLLSCSILSEDQKIFFNQVTNTKKNNQCKIHLQEKENYTPEIVKNKLKKNKNIHITLRQDIHKNENYVTSKLSKNMLIKKTIYIKKNSNFFKSACESGLNLFDINSIIKALEWNINFHKLNINSQFDLVFLKEKINLKNKNILLGIKINNLNKTYYAIKAFNGNFYDINGCNQSPMIMDFSLLKKYRISSHFNLHRIHPVTHYESRHLGVDLAMLQGTSVLATTNGKIVKTGFNKISGLYIVLNNKNQFLTKYMHLKKIFVKVGQNIKIHQKIALSGNTGRTTGAHLHYEIWINNHAINPIHAHSYFIEPLTKKELIAYFKISKIVLSKLK, from the coding sequence GTGAAAAATATTTATAAAAAAATTTTTCTATATTTTAATTATCTTTCCAATTTTTATAATATTTTTATATTTTTTATAAAAACTATCATTACTTCTTTGGTATTATTAAGTTGTAGTATTCTATCGGAAGATCAAAAAATATTTTTTAATCAAGTTACTAATACGAAAAAAAACAATCAATGCAAAATTCACCTTCAAGAAAAAGAAAATTATACACCAGAAATTGTAAAAAATAAGTTAAAAAAAAATAAAAATATACATATTACCTTGAGACAAGATATACATAAAAATGAAAATTATGTAACATCGAAATTATCAAAAAATATGCTTATAAAAAAAACTATTTATATTAAAAAAAATTCTAACTTTTTTAAAAGTGCTTGTGAATCTGGATTGAATTTATTTGATATTAATAGCATTATTAAAGCTTTAGAATGGAATATAAATTTTCATAAACTCAATATTAATAGTCAGTTTGATTTAGTTTTTTTAAAAGAAAAAATTAACTTAAAAAACAAAAATATATTATTAGGTATAAAAATAAATAACTTAAACAAAACCTATTATGCTATTAAAGCGTTTAATGGTAATTTTTATGACATAAATGGTTGTAATCAATCACCTATGATTATGGATTTTTCACTGCTAAAAAAATATCGAATTTCCTCTCATTTTAATTTACATCGTATTCATCCTGTTACACATTATGAAAGTCGTCATTTAGGTGTTGATTTAGCAATGCTACAAGGAACTTCAGTACTAGCCACCACTAACGGTAAAATAGTAAAAACAGGATTTAATAAAATTTCAGGTTTATATATAGTTTTAAATAATAAAAACCAATTTTTAACTAAATATATGCATCTTAAAAAGATTTTTGTAAAAGTAGGTCAAAACATCAAAATACATCAAAAAATTGCATTATCTGGTAATACCGGTCGAACAACTGGAGCGCATTTACATTATGAAATTTGGATTAACAATCATGCGATTAACCCAATACATGCTCACTCTTATTTTATAGAACCATTGACCAAAAAAGAATTAATTGCATATTTCAAAATATCTAAAATAGTTTTATCAAAATTAAAATAG
- the zwf gene encoding glucose-6-phosphate dehydrogenase, whose protein sequence is MIIDIAQACDLVIFGAKGDLARRKLLPALYQLEKCNQIHPNTRIIGAGRANWTKEEYIETIKKTTKTFLREDIDEHIWDKLIFRVHFFNIDVFKEHYFTKLKKILNQTNNIIIYYCAVPPSAFHAIFEGLGKVNLNLFPSRIIIEKPLGVSLKTCKKINDQIAKYFLESQIFRIDHYLGKESILNLISLRFANSLFFNNWNRKMIDHIQITVSEEVGIENRWNYFDEMGQTRDMVQNHLLQILTIISMDQPKNISPTNIRNEKIKILRTLDTINIDNINEKTVRGQYTSGNIRGKKVPSYIEENGANPNSQTETFVCIRVDLKNDQWLGVPFYLRTGKRLAYKYSEIVVVFKEMPINLFNKPNNLSRNKLIIRLDPNENIKIDFFKKTPGFNEICQLTSDRIELSSSTKTTSNRIDAYERLLLESMKGSQSLFVCREETEEAWKWIDPIIDSWKKTKQNNLKLYPAGTWGPKNSDKIIMKDGRYWHEFDSK, encoded by the coding sequence ATGATCATAGATATAGCTCAAGCTTGTGATTTAGTTATTTTTGGAGCTAAAGGAGATTTAGCACGAAGAAAGTTATTACCTGCATTATATCAACTAGAAAAATGTAATCAAATACATCCAAATACACGTATTATTGGTGCAGGTCGTGCTAATTGGACTAAAGAAGAATATATAGAAACAATAAAAAAAACAACAAAAACTTTTTTAAGAGAAGATATTGATGAACATATTTGGGATAAATTAATTTTTCGTGTACATTTTTTTAATATTGATGTTTTCAAAGAACATTATTTTACCAAACTAAAAAAAATACTCAACCAAACAAACAATATAATTATTTATTATTGCGCGGTTCCACCAAGTGCATTTCATGCTATTTTTGAAGGATTAGGGAAAGTCAATTTAAATTTATTTCCATCAAGAATAATTATAGAAAAACCATTAGGAGTATCTTTAAAAACATGCAAAAAAATTAACGATCAAATAGCTAAATATTTTTTAGAATCTCAAATTTTTAGAATTGATCATTATTTAGGAAAAGAATCAATATTAAATCTTATTTCTTTACGTTTTGCTAATTCATTATTTTTTAATAATTGGAATAGGAAAATGATTGACCATATTCAAATAACTGTATCTGAAGAAGTGGGAATTGAAAATCGATGGAATTATTTCGATGAAATGGGTCAAACAAGAGATATGGTTCAAAATCATCTTTTACAAATATTAACTATAATTTCAATGGATCAACCTAAAAATATTTCACCCACAAATATCAGAAACGAAAAAATCAAAATTTTACGTACACTTGACACTATTAATATAGATAATATAAATGAAAAAACTGTAAGAGGTCAATATACTTCGGGTAATATTCGAGGTAAAAAAGTACCTTCATATATAGAAGAAAATGGAGCTAATCCAAATAGTCAAACTGAAACGTTTGTATGTATTCGAGTAGATTTAAAAAATGATCAATGGTTAGGTGTACCTTTTTATTTAAGAACAGGAAAAAGACTAGCATATAAATATTCAGAAATAGTAGTTGTTTTTAAAGAAATGCCAATAAATTTATTTAATAAACCTAATAATTTATCTCGAAACAAATTAATTATACGATTAGATCCTAATGAAAATATTAAAATAGATTTTTTCAAAAAAACACCAGGATTTAATGAAATATGTCAATTAACAAGCGATAGAATTGAATTATCTTCTTCTACTAAAACAACTTCAAATCGAATCGATGCTTATGAAAGATTATTGTTAGAAAGTATGAAAGGATCTCAATCTTTGTTTGTATGTCGAGAAGAAACAGAAGAAGCATGGAAATGGATTGATCCAATTATCGATAGTTGGAAAAAAACTAAACAAAATAACTTAAAATTATATCCCGCAGGAACATGGGGGCCAAAAAATTCAGATAAAATAATTATGAAAGATGGAAGGTATTGGCATGAGTTTGATTCAAAATAA
- the znuB gene encoding zinc ABC transporter permease subunit ZnuB, with amino-acid sequence MFKLIFAGWLSGIFLSLATGLLGSFMVWRRMSSFGDTLSHSSLLGLSISIIFHTNSFYIILIFISLLAIFLTWLERMLPIALETILTIISHTSISLGIVLISFASTSKKIDFNNYLFGDLLSVTTSDLITIVLGSIIVLIILIIRWNSILLVTINPELAQIDGINIFYARLTLMLTTALTIAIAIKFVGALLITSLLVIPPATAQHFSNSPEKMVIIGILISIFSVTGGIFLSMFFNVPASPSIVLFSSFLYLLSTIKIFFSKKF; translated from the coding sequence ATGTTTAAACTAATATTTGCAGGATGGTTATCTGGAATTTTTCTTTCCCTTGCCACAGGACTTCTAGGTTCGTTTATGGTATGGCGTCGTATGTCATCTTTTGGTGATACACTATCACATTCATCTTTGCTTGGATTATCGATATCTATAATATTTCATACTAATTCATTTTATATTATTTTGATTTTTATAAGTTTACTTGCTATTTTTTTAACATGGCTTGAAAGAATGCTTCCTATTGCATTAGAAACTATATTAACTATAATATCACATACTTCAATTTCTTTAGGAATAGTATTAATTAGTTTTGCTTCTACTTCAAAAAAAATTGATTTTAATAACTATTTATTTGGTGATTTATTATCTGTAACAACATCTGATTTAATTACTATTGTCTTGGGTAGTATAATAGTCTTAATTATTTTAATTATTCGTTGGAATTCGATTTTATTGGTTACTATTAATCCAGAATTAGCTCAAATTGATGGAATAAATATTTTTTATGCACGTTTAACTTTAATGTTAACAACTGCTTTAACTATTGCTATAGCAATTAAATTTGTAGGCGCATTATTAATCACTTCTTTATTAGTTATACCTCCTGCGACTGCGCAACATTTTTCAAATTCTCCAGAAAAAATGGTGATTATTGGAATCTTAATAAGCATTTTTTCTGTTACAGGAGGAATATTTTTATCGATGTTTTTTAATGTTCCAGCAAGTCCATCTATTGTATTATTTTCATCTTTTCTTTATTTATTAAGTACTATAAAAATTTTTTTTTCTAAAAAATTTTAA